Proteins encoded together in one Polaribacter reichenbachii window:
- a CDS encoding heavy-metal-associated domain-containing protein: MEKRKLEIMKADIQIENLKCGGCAATIKKGILGIDGVNEIDIDIEKSIVSIASEKDNLAEIKLKLSKLGYPEVGDKNSVLHKAKSYVSCAVGRMDS; encoded by the coding sequence ATGGAAAAAAGAAAATTAGAAATTATGAAAGCAGATATTCAAATAGAAAATTTAAAATGTGGTGGTTGTGCTGCAACTATTAAAAAAGGAATTTTAGGTATAGATGGTGTAAATGAAATAGATATTGATATTGAAAAATCAATTGTTTCTATTGCATCAGAAAAAGACAATTTAGCAGAAATTAAATTAAAATTGTCTAAATTAGGTTATCCAGAAGTTGGGGATAAAAACTCAGTTTTACACAAAGCAAAATCTTATGTAAGTTGTGCAGTAGGTAGAATGGATTCTTAA
- a CDS encoding SulP family inorganic anion transporter — MNIKKIIPVLEWLPNYNTSLFKGDLLAGITVGIILIPQGIAYALIAGLPPIYGLYCALVPQIMYAIFGSSRQVAIGPVAMDSLIVATGVSTLALAGSESYIAIAILLGLMVGALQFIMGIFSLGFIVNFLSKPVITGFTSAVALIIGLNQFRNLLGVDFLQSDQIQYVIQDIWLQISSYNHHTTVIGIISVLMIIIFRKINKKIPNALIVVIVGILIMKYFGTSFNDVSIVKDIPSGLPDFGFPEYDLDLIRELFPIAITLVMVGYLETISIGKSLEAKQDEYRIRPNQELIALGLANMIGSLFKAYPSTSSFSRSAINQESGAKTGMAALISVIMVVLTLLFLTPLFYHLPKTVLAAIIIVAVFNLINFKEAAFLWRANNLDFWLMMSTFLATLLLGIEFGIMVGVGLSLIVLIYRTSRPYTTELGKVPDSNFYRNRNRFEEVIIEDDILVFRFDAQIFYANSSYFRDNLDIRAEKKGKALKLIVLDAESINRVDSTGVEMLKERIKFYQKKGVKFYLAGVKGPVRDDLFRSGILEIIDINHFFMRVNQAVKFYKTGDRKHQEKYAKYIHHAYK, encoded by the coding sequence ATGAACATAAAAAAGATAATACCTGTTTTAGAATGGTTACCCAACTATAATACATCACTTTTTAAAGGTGATTTATTAGCTGGGATTACTGTTGGTATTATTTTAATTCCGCAGGGAATTGCATATGCTCTAATTGCAGGGTTACCACCAATTTATGGTTTGTATTGTGCGTTAGTACCACAAATTATGTATGCTATTTTTGGCTCGTCAAGGCAAGTAGCTATTGGTCCTGTTGCTATGGATTCTTTAATAGTTGCTACAGGTGTTTCTACTTTAGCTTTGGCAGGTTCAGAAAGTTATATTGCAATTGCTATTTTATTAGGATTAATGGTAGGCGCTCTTCAATTTATAATGGGTATTTTTAGCCTAGGTTTCATTGTCAACTTTTTATCAAAACCAGTTATTACAGGGTTTACATCCGCAGTTGCATTAATTATTGGTTTAAATCAATTTAGAAACTTATTAGGTGTAGATTTTTTACAAAGCGATCAAATTCAATATGTAATACAAGATATTTGGTTACAAATATCCAGTTATAATCATCATACAACAGTAATCGGAATTATCTCTGTGTTAATGATCATCATTTTTAGAAAAATCAACAAGAAAATTCCGAATGCATTAATTGTTGTTATTGTTGGAATTCTAATAATGAAATATTTTGGAACATCTTTTAATGATGTTTCAATTGTAAAAGACATTCCTTCAGGTTTACCCGATTTTGGTTTTCCGGAATACGATTTAGATTTAATTCGAGAACTATTTCCAATTGCCATAACTTTAGTAATGGTTGGTTATTTAGAAACTATTTCTATTGGTAAATCTTTAGAAGCCAAACAAGATGAATATAGAATAAGACCCAATCAAGAATTAATTGCACTAGGTTTGGCAAATATGATAGGTTCTTTGTTTAAAGCTTATCCATCTACTTCTAGTTTTTCAAGATCTGCTATAAATCAAGAAAGTGGTGCAAAAACAGGAATGGCTGCTTTAATTTCTGTGATAATGGTAGTTTTAACTTTGCTTTTTTTAACACCATTGTTTTATCATTTGCCAAAAACAGTTTTAGCTGCCATTATTATAGTTGCTGTTTTTAATTTGATAAATTTTAAAGAAGCAGCATTTTTATGGAGAGCTAATAACCTAGATTTTTGGTTGATGATGTCTACTTTTTTAGCCACACTTTTACTTGGAATTGAATTCGGAATTATGGTAGGTGTAGGTTTGTCTTTAATCGTTTTAATTTATAGAACTTCTAGACCTTATACAACAGAATTAGGTAAAGTACCAGATTCTAATTTTTATAGAAATAGAAACCGTTTTGAAGAAGTTATTATAGAAGATGACATTTTAGTTTTTAGATTCGATGCACAAATCTTTTATGCCAATTCTAGTTATTTTAGAGACAACTTAGACATTAGAGCAGAAAAAAAAGGAAAGGCATTAAAATTGATAGTATTAGATGCAGAAAGCATAAATAGGGTAGATAGTACAGGAGTAGAAATGCTAAAAGAGCGAATTAAATTTTATCAAAAAAAAGGAGTAAAGTTTTATTTAGCAGGTGTTAAAGGACCAGTTAGAGACGATTTATTTAGAAGCGGAATTTTAGAAATTATAGATATCAATCATTTTTTTATGAGAGTAAATCAAGCTGTGAAATTTTACAAAACAGGTGATAGAAAACATCAAGAAAAATATGCAAAATATATTCATCATGCATATAAATAA
- a CDS encoding DUF3857 domain-containing protein encodes MSKIYKLQFILFLFAVSTITAQFSEEFNTYSKLYPENSRVRLLKETVISITQENDELIILEQNKEEDLYLNESATYNSKSSVSSSFFFELNEINAFSYTFENGKYVESKVDKFTEKDELNDSFYDDSKTLSFIYPKLKKGSKSVLEYSQNIKNPRFLSPFFFGDYFPIIKTKVTIIADKGIELSFKEFNTSKVNIAFTKEEKRKKTIYTWVLENQDEFEYEPNTPSYTTILPHIVPIINSYKVKKETKKLLGEVSDLYNWYYSLVENVNKEAPDPALVNIVNTITKDKKTDLEKVKAIYYWAQKNIKYIAFEYALGGFIPRESNEVFRKKYGDCKDNSSILFKMLEIAGIKGNLTWIGTRSIPYTYQEVPTPVVDNHMILSYEENGKTYYLDATGRYIKFGLPSSFIQGKEALVSFGNEFKVKTVPVVDAKENAIIDSTTIYIKDNVLVGNSITHITGYPKINYFNSLENINSESKLKGFYNARFIKGNNKFLINNLEEINKYDYDEDFIINYDFEIKNYFKKLGDEIYINLNLNKDISDLKADKKREYAIEYDFKRYQSYVTQFNIPEGYIVDYIPENVSFSDDLITCTISYELKENVVFYKQDIELNFLVLTKEQQTELNKLIKKIEKQYKEIIVLKKQ; translated from the coding sequence ATGTCGAAAATTTATAAGCTACAATTCATTCTTTTTTTATTTGCTGTAAGTACAATTACTGCTCAATTTTCAGAAGAATTTAATACTTATAGTAAATTATATCCAGAAAATTCTAGAGTAAGATTATTAAAAGAAACTGTAATATCAATTACTCAAGAAAATGATGAATTAATAATTCTAGAACAAAACAAAGAAGAAGATTTATACTTAAATGAGTCTGCAACTTACAATTCTAAAAGCAGTGTAAGTTCGTCTTTCTTTTTTGAGCTTAACGAGATTAATGCATTTTCTTATACTTTCGAAAACGGAAAATACGTAGAATCTAAAGTTGATAAATTCACAGAAAAAGATGAATTGAACGATTCTTTTTACGACGATTCTAAAACCTTAAGCTTTATTTATCCGAAGTTAAAAAAAGGATCAAAATCAGTTTTAGAATATTCTCAGAATATAAAAAACCCGCGTTTTTTAAGTCCTTTTTTCTTTGGAGATTATTTTCCAATCATTAAAACTAAAGTTACTATTATTGCTGATAAAGGCATTGAATTAAGTTTTAAGGAGTTTAATACATCAAAAGTAAATATAGCGTTTACCAAAGAAGAAAAACGTAAAAAAACCATTTATACTTGGGTTTTAGAAAATCAAGATGAATTTGAATATGAGCCAAATACACCAAGTTATACTACTATTTTGCCACATATTGTGCCAATAATTAATTCTTATAAAGTAAAAAAAGAAACTAAAAAATTATTGGGCGAAGTTTCTGATTTGTACAATTGGTATTATTCTTTGGTAGAAAATGTAAACAAAGAAGCTCCAGATCCTGCTTTAGTAAATATTGTAAATACAATTACTAAGGATAAAAAAACGGACTTAGAAAAAGTAAAAGCCATTTATTATTGGGCGCAAAAAAACATAAAATATATTGCTTTCGAATATGCTTTAGGAGGATTTATTCCAAGAGAATCGAATGAGGTTTTTAGAAAAAAATATGGCGATTGTAAAGACAATTCTAGCATCCTTTTTAAAATGTTAGAAATTGCTGGTATAAAAGGAAATTTAACTTGGATTGGTACAAGAAGTATACCTTACACCTACCAAGAAGTGCCAACTCCAGTAGTAGATAATCATATGATTTTGTCTTACGAAGAAAACGGAAAAACTTATTATTTAGATGCTACAGGTAGATATATAAAGTTTGGTTTGCCATCATCATTTATACAAGGTAAAGAAGCGTTGGTTTCTTTTGGTAATGAATTTAAAGTTAAAACAGTGCCTGTGGTAGATGCTAAAGAAAATGCAATTATAGACAGCACAACTATTTATATTAAAGATAATGTTTTAGTGGGTAATTCAATTACGCATATTACTGGTTATCCTAAAATTAATTATTTTAATTCATTAGAAAATATCAACTCAGAATCTAAATTAAAAGGTTTTTATAATGCCAGATTTATTAAAGGTAATAACAAGTTTTTAATCAATAATTTAGAAGAAATCAATAAGTATGATTATGATGAAGATTTTATCATCAATTACGATTTTGAAATTAAAAATTACTTTAAAAAATTAGGAGACGAAATTTACATCAACCTAAATTTAAACAAAGATATTTCTGATTTAAAAGCCGATAAAAAAAGAGAATATGCTATTGAATATGATTTTAAAAGGTATCAAAGTTATGTTACTCAATTTAATATCCCAGAAGGTTATATAGTAGATTATATCCCAGAAAATGTAAGTTTTTCTGATGATTTAATTACCTGCACTATTTCTTATGAGTTAAAAGAAAACGTGGTTTTTTACAAACAAGATATCGAATTAAATTTTTTGGTTTTAACCAAAGAACAACAAACGGAATTGAATAAACTGATTAAAAAAATAGAGAAACAATACAAAGAAATTATAGTTTTAAAGAAACAATAA
- a CDS encoding MBL fold metallo-hydrolase — translation MIIEQIYTGCLAQGAYYVESNGEVAIIDPLREVQDYINRADNNKAKIKYIFETHFHADFVSGHVTLAEKTGAKIVYGPTAKTSFDALIAEDNQVFNLGNITITVLHTPGHTMESTCFLLKDETGKDYALFSGDTLFLGDVGRPDLAQKGDLTEKDLAGFLYDSLRTKVMTLADDVIVYPAHGAGSACGKNLSKETVGTIGNQKETNYALRANMTKEEFIDEVTDGLLPPPAYFPLNVKLNKEGYKDIDDIIKTSAKPLSVKDFELVANTTDAIILDVRHQSEFIKGFIPQSIFIGVDGGFAPWVGALIRDINQPILLVSPIGREEEVITRLSRVGFDNVLGYLEGSFASWLKADKEIDTLSSVSADVLEDKINNNAIVFDVRKPGEYDSEHIENVTSTPLDFLNNHITEFPKKGAFYVHCAGGYRSVIAASILKARGFHNVIDVAGGYAAIRNTNIKRTDKAVCPSTLKS, via the coding sequence ATGATAATAGAACAAATTTACACAGGTTGTTTAGCACAAGGAGCTTATTATGTAGAGAGTAATGGAGAGGTTGCTATTATAGATCCGTTAAGAGAAGTACAAGATTATATAAACAGAGCAGATAATAATAAAGCAAAAATCAAATATATTTTTGAAACTCATTTTCACGCAGATTTTGTAAGTGGACACGTTACTTTAGCAGAAAAAACCGGAGCAAAAATTGTTTATGGACCTACTGCTAAAACTAGTTTCGATGCGCTTATTGCAGAAGACAATCAAGTTTTTAATTTAGGTAATATTACAATTACAGTGTTACACACTCCTGGGCATACTATGGAAAGTACTTGTTTTTTATTGAAAGATGAAACAGGAAAAGATTATGCACTTTTTAGTGGAGACACTTTGTTTTTAGGTGATGTTGGTAGACCAGATTTAGCACAAAAGGGAGATCTTACAGAAAAAGATTTAGCCGGCTTTTTATACGATAGTTTAAGAACAAAAGTAATGACTTTGGCAGATGATGTAATCGTTTATCCTGCTCATGGAGCTGGTTCTGCTTGTGGTAAAAACTTAAGTAAAGAAACTGTAGGTACAATAGGTAATCAAAAAGAAACTAATTATGCATTAAGAGCAAATATGACTAAAGAAGAGTTTATAGACGAAGTAACAGATGGTTTATTGCCTCCACCTGCGTATTTCCCTTTAAATGTAAAATTGAATAAAGAAGGGTATAAAGATATAGATGATATAATTAAAACATCAGCAAAACCTTTATCAGTAAAAGATTTCGAATTAGTAGCCAATACAACAGATGCCATTATTTTAGATGTGCGTCATCAATCAGAATTTATAAAAGGATTTATTCCTCAGTCTATTTTTATTGGTGTAGATGGTGGTTTTGCACCTTGGGTTGGCGCTTTAATTAGAGATATCAATCAGCCAATTTTATTAGTTTCTCCAATAGGTAGAGAAGAAGAAGTAATAACTCGTTTGTCTAGAGTAGGGTTTGATAATGTTTTAGGATATTTAGAAGGTAGTTTTGCTTCTTGGCTAAAAGCAGATAAAGAAATAGATACATTATCATCTGTTTCTGCGGATGTTTTAGAGGATAAAATAAACAATAACGCTATTGTTTTTGATGTTAGAAAACCAGGAGAATATGATAGTGAACATATAGAAAATGTAACAAGTACACCATTAGATTTTTTAAATAATCATATTACTGAGTTTCCTAAAAAAGGAGCTTTTTACGTGCATTGTGCAGGAGGTTATCGTTCTGTAATTGCAGCTTCTATTTTAAAAGCTCGTGGTTTTCATAATGTAATAGATGTTGCAGGTGGTTATGCAGCCATTAGAAATACAAACATTAAAAGAACAGATAAAGCTGTTTGTCCGTCAACTTTAAAATCATAA
- a CDS encoding rhodanese-like domain-containing protein, protein MRHTFCIIFISLFFLNCSSQVEVKSITTSELKVLVEKDSIQLMDVRTPKEIKNGFIETAKFANYFDDDFHEKATKQLDKTKPVYLYCRSGNRSVKSAKILIENGYEVYNVLGGYNQWKKEN, encoded by the coding sequence ATGAGGCATACTTTTTGTATTATATTTATAAGCTTATTTTTTCTGAATTGCAGCTCGCAAGTAGAAGTTAAATCGATTACTACATCAGAATTAAAAGTTTTAGTAGAAAAAGATAGCATTCAATTAATGGATGTTAGAACACCAAAAGAAATAAAAAATGGTTTTATAGAAACCGCAAAATTTGCTAATTATTTCGATGATGATTTTCACGAAAAAGCAACAAAGCAATTAGACAAAACAAAACCAGTTTATTTGTATTGCAGATCTGGTAATAGAAGTGTAAAATCTGCAAAAATATTAATAGAAAATGGTTATGAAGTTTACAATGTTTTAGGCGGATATAATCAATGGAAAAAAGAAAATTAG
- a CDS encoding toxin-antitoxin system YwqK family antitoxin, with protein sequence MKKIVFLALFIVGFINAQEKIPFIDYDEIKLQIEESNKENNHQKTVDLINKINKNDSIYYPLLTSKSYYLLQLNKYDEVIEVANEGIKADHNTSKLFFYTNKGVALTNLKKYDEALETYAQGIKIYPKNYLLWFNKGVVLETQGKINEALEAYKEAIILNPLFKKTHLQIGNIFYKQHRITQALMAYNLYILLEPDAEGNFSILQNLNNTVVAKNVNVKNENLQLTDADDAFEDIDLILNSKVAINPDYETGNPINISLTKQNHAMIQQLKDFKGNGGFWEQKYVPFYNWILNENHFNDFTYTISYSIENEEFKEIVEKKSQDILDFFKLFKNKWIEIIAKNTLTINGEKQEVFYEYGDGSVNALGKRLNNKPVGEWTFYDGYGQLSTTGFYDDNGNKTGKWTWYNHLGELKETAIYKDDALEGQNTMYYDNGKIHIDANFKNNDLTDKYEFYNSSGALIQKKYFKDGLLDGMYQSYFNVGEDLLEFKIPYEKDLIEGEALEYYADGTLYAKSDYINGVLSGKRTVYHYNQKVSSEADYVNGALNGSYKSYHSNGQIFEDGQSEKGAYSGAWTTYYANGNVQSEFDYKKGKLHNVYVFYDTDGKLFYDYLYNRGEIIAYTYYNKDGSVLSKGIKKDDQFNFEGFSPNGNVVSRGLYDIEGGKLGEWKFYSNNGVLNAKGTYDEDVTVGDYFTYYKNGNLESITPYNYDVLHGYYAAYYKNKQLNVQGWYKKGNQHGEWRYYYKDGTIQSINFYNRSQFHGEQKYYDPKGKLNSILRYEYGKLIDEEYFDEEGTSTQKLIFTSENKENVLTNFYTNGKPQTTISYINEVKHGSYTGYYFNGNLKVKGNYVNGEQNGLWTWFYETGEVESKTTYLNGKINGKSQNFYKNGQLESDYTFDNGNEVGTTIHYYKDGVIETSTEYELNELNGRKEFYDPAGKLQLIRFYNYGTLIGYSYKDKAGTELPMIPLKNETGKISAFYSNGKPSKIMEYKNGDLVNTYKSYFFNGKIEDELTYKYDDMEGIRKEYFMNGKLKETIVYKNGDRNGKYTLYYENGSKKEESTYVNNIQHGTSLYYNESGKLIMKKKYVNGTVQNVENL encoded by the coding sequence ATGAAAAAAATAGTGTTCCTTGCCCTTTTTATTGTAGGTTTTATAAATGCCCAAGAAAAAATTCCATTTATAGATTACGATGAAATTAAACTTCAAATAGAAGAAAGTAATAAAGAAAACAATCATCAAAAAACGGTTGATCTAATTAATAAAATTAATAAGAACGATTCTATTTATTATCCGCTTTTAACATCAAAATCTTATTATTTATTACAACTAAATAAATATGACGAAGTAATTGAAGTTGCAAATGAAGGTATAAAAGCAGATCATAACACATCAAAATTGTTTTTTTATACCAATAAAGGTGTAGCGCTTACTAATTTAAAAAAGTATGATGAAGCTTTAGAAACCTATGCACAAGGAATTAAAATTTATCCTAAAAACTATTTATTATGGTTTAATAAAGGAGTTGTTTTAGAAACACAAGGTAAAATTAACGAGGCTTTAGAAGCTTATAAAGAAGCTATAATTTTAAACCCTTTATTTAAAAAAACGCATTTACAAATTGGTAATATATTTTACAAACAACATAGAATAACGCAAGCTTTAATGGCATATAATCTATACATTCTTTTAGAGCCAGATGCAGAAGGTAACTTTTCTATATTACAAAATTTAAACAATACAGTAGTTGCTAAAAATGTGAATGTAAAAAACGAAAATTTGCAACTTACAGATGCAGATGATGCTTTCGAAGATATAGACTTAATTTTAAACAGCAAAGTTGCTATAAATCCCGATTACGAAACAGGTAACCCAATAAACATTTCCTTAACCAAACAGAATCACGCAATGATTCAGCAGTTAAAAGATTTTAAAGGGAATGGAGGTTTTTGGGAACAAAAATATGTGCCTTTTTACAACTGGATTTTAAATGAAAATCACTTTAACGATTTTACTTACACCATTTCTTACTCAATAGAAAACGAAGAGTTTAAAGAAATTGTAGAGAAAAAATCTCAAGATATTCTCGATTTTTTTAAACTTTTTAAAAATAAATGGATAGAAATTATAGCGAAAAATACTTTAACTATAAATGGAGAAAAGCAAGAAGTTTTTTATGAATACGGCGATGGATCGGTAAATGCATTAGGTAAAAGATTAAACAATAAACCTGTTGGTGAGTGGACATTCTATGATGGTTATGGGCAATTATCTACGACTGGTTTTTATGATGATAATGGTAATAAAACTGGTAAATGGACTTGGTATAATCATTTAGGAGAACTGAAAGAAACTGCCATTTATAAAGATGATGCTTTAGAAGGGCAAAATACGATGTATTATGATAATGGTAAAATACACATAGATGCCAATTTTAAAAATAATGATTTAACAGATAAATATGAGTTTTATAATAGTAGTGGAGCTTTAATTCAAAAAAAATATTTTAAAGATGGGTTGTTAGATGGTATGTATCAATCTTATTTTAATGTTGGCGAAGATTTACTAGAGTTTAAAATACCTTACGAAAAAGACTTGATAGAAGGCGAAGCTTTAGAGTATTATGCTGATGGTACTTTGTATGCAAAATCAGATTATATAAATGGTGTTTTAAGTGGTAAAAGAACAGTTTATCATTACAATCAAAAGGTTTCTTCTGAGGCAGATTATGTAAATGGAGCTTTAAATGGTAGTTATAAATCGTATCATTCTAATGGGCAAATTTTTGAAGATGGGCAAAGTGAAAAAGGTGCTTATTCTGGTGCTTGGACAACATATTACGCAAATGGTAACGTACAAAGTGAGTTCGATTATAAAAAAGGAAAACTACATAATGTTTACGTTTTTTATGATACTGATGGTAAATTGTTTTACGATTATTTATACAATAGAGGAGAAATTATTGCCTATACATATTACAATAAAGACGGTTCAGTATTAAGTAAAGGAATTAAAAAAGATGATCAATTTAATTTCGAAGGATTCTCGCCAAATGGAAATGTTGTTTCTAGAGGTTTATATGATATTGAAGGTGGAAAACTTGGTGAATGGAAATTTTATTCTAATAATGGCGTTTTAAATGCAAAAGGAACTTATGATGAAGATGTAACTGTTGGCGATTATTTTACCTATTATAAAAACGGAAATTTAGAAAGTATTACGCCTTATAATTACGATGTTTTACATGGCTATTATGCAGCGTATTATAAAAACAAACAGTTAAATGTACAAGGTTGGTATAAGAAAGGTAATCAACATGGTGAGTGGAGATATTATTACAAAGATGGTACAATTCAATCTATCAATTTTTATAATAGATCTCAATTTCATGGAGAGCAAAAGTATTATGATCCTAAAGGAAAGTTAAATAGTATTTTACGCTATGAATATGGTAAATTAATTGATGAAGAGTATTTTGATGAAGAAGGTACATCAACCCAAAAATTAATATTCACATCAGAAAATAAAGAAAATGTTTTAACTAATTTCTATACAAATGGTAAACCACAAACTACCATTTCTTATATCAACGAAGTAAAACATGGTAGTTATACTGGTTATTATTTTAACGGAAACCTAAAAGTAAAAGGTAATTATGTAAATGGCGAGCAAAACGGACTTTGGACTTGGTTTTACGAAACAGGAGAAGTAGAAAGTAAAACCACTTATTTAAATGGAAAAATAAATGGTAAATCGCAAAACTTTTATAAAAATGGTCAGTTAGAATCTGATTACACCTTTGATAACGGAAATGAAGTTGGCACAACAATTCATTATTACAAAGACGGAGTTATAGAAACATCAACAGAATATGAGTTGAACGAATTAAATGGTAGAAAAGAGTTTTACGATCCTGCAGGTAAATTGCAATTAATAAGATTTTACAATTATGGCACATTAATTGGATACAGTTACAAAGATAAAGCTGGTACAGAGTTACCAATGATTCCATTAAAAAATGAAACTGGTAAAATCAGTGCTTTTTACAGCAATGGTAAACCTTCTAAAATAATGGAATACAAAAATGGAGATTTAGTAAATACTTATAAATCTTATTTTTTTAATGGTAAAATAGAAGACGAACTTACCTATAAGTATGATGATATGGAAGGCATCAGAAAAGAATATTTTATGAATGGTAAGTTAAAAGAAACTATTGTGTATAAGAATGGAGACAGAAATGGAAAATACACACTTTATTACGAAAACGGATCAAAAAAAGAAGAAAGCACTTACGTTAATAACATTCAACATGGTACTAGTTTGTATTATAACGAGTCAGGGAAATTAATAATGAAAAAGAAATACGTTAATGGTACAGTACAAAATGTCGAAAATTTATAA
- the ruvB gene encoding Holliday junction branch migration DNA helicase RuvB, producing the protein MNENLNPENTNYSNEDLDVEKKLRPLSFDDFTGQDQALENLKIFVEAANQRGEALDHTLFHGPPGLGKTTLAHILANELEVGIKVTSGPVLDKPGDLAGLLTNLDERDVLFIDEIHRLSPIVEEYLYSAMEDYKIDIMIESGPNARTVQINLEPFTLIGATTRSGLLTAPMRARFGISSRLHYYSTELLTTIIQRSSNILGVPISMEAAIEIAGRSRGTPRIANALLRRVRDFAQIKGDGTITIQIAKYALKALNVDAHGLDEMDNKILETIIDKFKGGPVGISTIATAVSENTETIEEVYEPFLIQQGFIMRTPRGREVTELAYKHLGRTKGRNQGELF; encoded by the coding sequence ATGAATGAAAACTTAAATCCTGAAAATACAAATTATTCAAATGAAGATTTGGACGTAGAAAAAAAATTACGACCACTTTCTTTTGATGACTTTACAGGACAAGATCAAGCATTAGAAAATTTAAAAATATTTGTAGAAGCAGCAAATCAAAGAGGAGAAGCACTTGATCACACATTATTTCACGGACCTCCAGGTTTAGGAAAAACTACATTAGCACATATTTTAGCAAATGAATTAGAAGTAGGTATAAAAGTAACTTCTGGCCCTGTTTTAGATAAACCAGGAGATTTAGCTGGTTTACTTACTAATTTAGATGAAAGAGATGTTCTTTTTATTGATGAAATTCACAGATTAAGCCCTATTGTAGAAGAATATTTGTATTCTGCAATGGAAGATTACAAGATTGATATTATGATTGAATCTGGCCCAAATGCTAGAACAGTTCAAATCAATTTAGAACCCTTTACTTTAATTGGTGCAACAACTCGTTCTGGTTTGCTAACAGCACCAATGAGAGCACGTTTTGGAATCAGTAGTAGGTTACATTATTATTCCACAGAATTGTTAACTACAATTATACAAAGAAGTTCAAATATTTTGGGGGTACCTATTTCTATGGAAGCTGCTATAGAAATTGCTGGTAGAAGTAGAGGAACACCAAGAATTGCTAATGCATTGTTAAGAAGAGTTAGAGATTTTGCTCAGATTAAAGGAGATGGAACTATTACTATTCAAATTGCAAAATATGCATTAAAAGCTTTAAATGTAGATGCTCACGGTTTAGATGAAATGGATAATAAAATATTAGAAACCATTATAGATAAATTTAAAGGAGGTCCAGTAGGAATTAGTACAATTGCAACAGCAGTTTCTGAAAATACAGAAACGATTGAAGAAGTTTATGAGCCATTTTTAATTCAGCAAGGATTTATAATGAGAACCCCAAGAGGGAGAGAAGTTACTGAATTAGCATATAAACATTTAGGAAGAACAAAAGGAAGAAATCAAGGAGAATTATTTTAA